From a single Thermothielavioides terrestris NRRL 8126 chromosome 1, complete sequence genomic region:
- a CDS encoding mitochondrial 54S ribosomal protein YmL8, producing MAGGHMKYRQLSRDSAHRKALLRNLVTSLIKHESIHTTWPKAKEAQRLAEKLITQAKKNNEPARRKAQGILFNAHELMPKLFGELRERYLHRPGGYTRVLRTEPKDKYDQAPSAILELVDGPKDMRFAMTAAAVARDRLLGKRHTDLTQKNIAKVTRFRADGRDRFEEMVGKIEAMTLASQSESSSSSSSSSSSSSSR from the exons ATGGCGGGCGGGCACATGAAATACCGGCAGCTGTCGCGCGACTCGGCGCACCGcaaggcgctgctgcgcaacCTGGTGACCTCGCTGATCAAGCACGAGTCGATCCACACGACCTGGCccaaggcgaaggaggcccagcggctggccgagaagctgATCACCCAAGCCAAGAAGAACAACGAGCCGGCGCGGAGGAAAGCGCAGGGGATCCTCTTC AACGCGCACGAGCTGATGCCCAAGCTCTTCGGCGAGCTGCGGGAGCGGTACCTGCACCGGCCGGGCGGGTACACGCGGGTGCTGCGGACGGAGCCCAAGGACAAGTACGACCaggcgccgagcgcgatcCTGGAGCTGGTGGACGGGCCCAAGGACATGCGCTTCGccatgacggcggcggccgtcgcgcGCGACCGCCTGCTGGGCAAGCGGCACACCGACCTGACGCAGAAGAACATCGCCAAGGTGACGCGCTTCCGCGCTGACGGGCGCGACCGGTTCGAGGAGATGGTCGGCAAGATTGAGGCCATGACGTTGGCGTCGCAGTCGGAGTCGtcatcatcctcgtcgtcgtcgtcgtcgtcgtcatcgtcacgATAG